One region of Eupeodes corollae chromosome 1, idEupCoro1.1, whole genome shotgun sequence genomic DNA includes:
- the LOC129946813 gene encoding transcription factor Adf-1-like, which produces MANINEKLVEIVRCHAILWDLTNPNYKNIKKKAAIWKNIADELGLPIDVCKKKWKTLRDCFSRELHKKPKSVQAAEEPESSWKFRDQMKFIREHMKPRPTTRNITSSLCNMEDINDSQALKNRNSICLIPQTCSNNHAIEL; this is translated from the exons ATGgcaaatataaatgaaaagttAGTTGAAATAGTTAGATGCCATGCAATTTTATGGGATTTAACTAATCCTAACTACAAGAACATTAAGAAGAAAGCGgcaatttggaaaaatattgcGGATGAATTGGGATTACCGA TTGATGTATGCAAAAAGAAGTGGAAGACCCTAAGAGATTGCTTCTCCAGAGAACTtcacaaaaaaccaaaatctgTTCAAGCTGCTGAAGAGCCGGAATCTTCTTGGAAGTTTCGTGACCAAATGAAATTTATCAGGGAACACATGAAACCAAGACC TACGACAAGAAATATTACATCTAGCCTTTGTAATATGGAAGATATAAATGATTCACAAGCCCTGAAGAACCGGAATTCGATTTGTTTAATTCCCCAGACCTGTTCCAACAACCACGCTATCGAGCTCTAA